In Pseudobdellovibrio exovorus JSS, the genomic stretch GGAGCAGGGGGCGGAGGCTGTGTCCTTGTATGGGTGTCTCCTGATTTTAGAGAAAAGGTCGTGTCGGCATGTCAAAAAGAAAAGTTTCAGTGCCTGAACGCAAAACCGATCAATCCTCTGACCGAGTAGAGAGCAAACAAGTCTTACGGTTTATAGGTATTTCGTTGGCGGGGGGCAAGTCTGACAAAGCTTGTATCGCTGTCTTAGAATATTATCCTGAAAACAAAAAAGTATTCCTTTCACGCTTGTTTGAAAAAATTAAATCAGAAGAAAAGATTTCTGGTGATTTAAAAATTCATGAGCTCATTGAACAAAATCACGAAAGCACACCCTATGTGGCTTTTGATACAGCATGGAATCTTCCTAGCTGTTTAACCTGTAAATTGAAGTGCCCCGGCTATGAAAACTGTCACGAGCCCCATATTGAATGGATGTGGCGGCATTGGCAGGACAAGCAAAAGAAGAAGCGTCCTAAAAAATTATTTACACCCTATACGCAAAGATGCATCGAGATGTATCTGCAGACAGAGTTAGAAGAGTCTTTTAACTTACATCATGCTATGGGAGCTA encodes the following:
- a CDS encoding DUF429 domain-containing protein translates to MSKRKVSVPERKTDQSSDRVESKQVLRFIGISLAGGKSDKACIAVLEYYPENKKVFLSRLFEKIKSEEKISGDLKIHELIEQNHESTPYVAFDTAWNLPSCLTCKLKCPGYENCHEPHIEWMWRHWQDKQKKKRPKKLFTPYTQRCIEMYLQTELEESFNLHHAMGANSAPLLARASFIRRRLTSNFIEVYPKLTLWRLGKSLNMMKSQLRGHKAAFGGDAARSQFLTALNEHNIAFVYHQDMKLMVENGHAFDAFLCGFTAYLKYKKLTEDRPKGFPKVEDWIEFPKQDLKIKDFF